GTGGAGTGGTAAAAGAAATTTACACTGCGAGGAGGCAGAGGAATTATGTTTTCCGTAACTCCCAAAGCCGTAGATGAAATAAAAAGGCTGCTTGCCGAAGACGACATCGAAAATGCGTTTCTCAGGGTAAGGATAGTGCCCGGGGGCTGTTCCGGGTTTTCCTACGAGATGGGATTTGACGACGAGACCGATGAAGGAGACAACTTGATCGAGTCCGACGGCATAAAGGTCGCTATCGACGAGATCAGCTACACCTATCTCGACGGATCGGTTCTTGATTTCAAGGATGGTCTTGACGGAAAGGGCTTTGCAATCGAAAACCCTAACGCGACCGGTTCCTGCGGCTGCGGACAGTCTTTCACCGCATAGAAAAATCCGCAACATCCAGATTTTCCCCACAAAACTTTTGCCGGATCCCGCGGCGAATCTTGGCGCGGAGGATTCATTGAATGTGGACGGGCCGGAAAAACAGGCTTTTTGTCTGTGAGGCGTTGTGTGGGGTAACGGATCATGGTTTCTGTATTTGCAAAAAACCGCAGAAACCAGATTCTCGGAAAAACGTATTCTTTTTCGGATAAACAGATTTGATTATATACTTATACAGGTAGCAGACCTGCTAGGCAGTCGGCACAGAGTACATCATGGCATCAACGGCAAAAACACTTAAGGCCCACGAAGAGGCAAAAAGCTACGACAGGATCAAGTCAAAACACCTGATCGGAACCATCTTCACCGACTTTACTCCTTGGAACAAGCTCTACGGATTCAGAAACTTTATCCACGCTCCCTCAGGCAAGAAGATCGAGTTCGCTAACGATCCCGCCGTCATAGTAGGCACCGCAGTGTTTAAGGGCACCGGTGAGGAAGTGGCCGTAATAGCCCAGCAGACCCCCTCGAGCGAAAAGGAAAGAACTACGCTTAACTATGGAATGGTCAAGGCCGACGGCTACGGGCTGTCTTTGTGCATGATGGAATACGCAGAGCAGCACCGTCTCAAGCTCTACACGTTCATCGACACCATTGGTGGAGATCCCTATGAATACTCGGCCGAAAAGCTTCAGTCCTGGCTGATTTCCTACTGCCAGTCAAAGATGATCTCCATAAGAACGAAAACGATAACCACGGTGCTCGGGCTCGGGGGAAGCGGCGGCGCGATCGCCATACAGCTGGGACACAGGAGGCTCATGCTCTCGAGAGCCGAATATTCCGTAATAACGGCCGAAGGCTGTTCCGCCATCCTTTTCAGAAGTGCGGACAAAGTGGCGGAAGCGCTTGAGGTGCTGCAGCCCACGGCGACCCACATGAAGAAATACGGAATAATAGACGAGATAGTAAAAGAGGCTCCTCTTGGAAGAAACAACTACATCCCATCGACACTTAAGAACCTGCAGGCATCCCTGACCGCCGCCTCCAATGAAGTTGACCGCTTCGACGTGAGGCACCTGCGCCAGGAACTGCGCAGGAAAATCGAGAAGTGTGGCCGCATAAAAAAGCGGGAGAGACTCTACGGGGGGATCGCAAAGAAAATAAAGGCCTGGCTCCCTAACTACTTCAGCGGAAGAAAGGAAAATCCCGATATCTCGGAAATGCAGATAGCCATCTACGGATCGGAACCTCACTTCTGCAACGACGAAAAAGACGGCCAGGGAAAAATTATACGCCCCGGTTGCAAGAAACAGCTTACGAAAAAGGAACTGCACGCGAACAATTCCTCGTGTCCTTACTGCGGCCGCCCCGAAGCGCTTAGTTCCGATGACTATCTGGACTTTCTTCTGGACGAGGCGTCCTTTCACGAAGTAGAACCGGGTCTTTCCCTTGAGGACGTGGATTCGGTCTACAAGTTCTTTAACTATTCGTCTTCAATACAGAAACTCGCCGGGAAAACCGACTCCAAGGATTCCCTTGTAACGGGTTACGGGACCATGTTCGGCATACCCGTGGCGGTGGCGGTCTGCGACTTCCGTTTCATGGGCGGGTCAATGAGTTCCGTCTTCGGCGAGAAGATGAACAGGATCGTCAGCTACGCCATAGAAAACAGGCTTCCCCTGATAACGATAACGGTAAGCGGAGGAGCCAGGATGCAGGAAGGCACCGTGGCGCTGTATCAGATGGCGAAAACCATATCAGCGATTATGAGGCTTAAAGAAAACGGGCTTCCGAACATCTCCATACTCGGCCACCCGACGACCGGAGGAGCCCTCGCGAGCTACTCGGTCCAGGGAGACTTTATAATAGCGGAGAAAAGAGCGACAATCGCATTTGCCGGAGACCGGGTTGTAAAGCTCACAAGCGGCGGACGCGGGGTCGATCCGAAAATAATGTCCTCTGAGTTCTACGAGGAAAGCGGCGGCGTTCACCTGGTGGTCGA
This region of Candidatus Dadabacteria bacterium genomic DNA includes:
- a CDS encoding iron-sulfur cluster assembly accessory protein encodes the protein MFSVTPKAVDEIKRLLAEDDIENAFLRVRIVPGGCSGFSYEMGFDDETDEGDNLIESDGIKVAIDEISYTYLDGSVLDFKDGLDGKGFAIENPNATGSCGCGQSFTA